The Salegentibacter sp. Hel_I_6 region ATTTTCACTTTTTTTCCAAAGCATACCTGGACCAAACTGAAGGTACCCGGGGGAAAGGAAATGTGTGTATTCAGTTCTGGTAGTTTCTCCAGATTCTGGGTCTTCCCCGAAGTTATAACCTTTTGCAATTTGTGTTCTAAAATTTAAGAAAAGTGAATAAAACCAATTTGAATCCTCTACTTGTTTCCCGGCAATGGAATTAAATTCTAACCTATCACTTGTTTTTCTTTCAAAAGCGTCACCGCGTTGTTTGGTAAGTCCATAGTCTACCATCAATTTATTATCCCAGGTGAAATCGTCTTTTAAATAATTGAAATCATAGTTAAAAAGAAAATTTCCTGCCAGGTTTGATGTTCCGCCTCCGGTCCATTCATCATTAAAAGCCGATTGATTGAAAAGCAGGGAAATACTTCCTTCTTTAGTCCATCCTTCTTGTTGTTCTTCTTCCTCTTCCTGAGCCGACAAATTAAAAATCCCGCCAAAAATGGCGAGAGCAAGTACTAATTTTTTCATTTAATTATTCTTTTCTGTGTATTAATGCGTTATGATCCCAGCATCTCTTGATGCATCTTAATTTTTTGGTTTTTTATATAAAGGCACAGCCGAGCAAGCCTCGCCATACATTAAACTTTTTACAACAGGTTGTAGCTTTTCAATTAATAATAAATATGCATTTTTTGGAACCGGCTTTTGTGAGCAACCTTTTACAATAATTGCTTTATCTTGAAGTTCACTAAGATCCATTTTTTGAATAGCTTCTGTATATAAAACGGTTTCCAGTGTTTCGAGGTCGCCGGTTACTACTTTTTTGACAAAAGGCTGTAAATACGTGGCCAGTAGCATATAAGCCCAGGCAGGAATAATAGCATCAGAAGAGCAGGTGAGCGCTACAAATTTGTTTTTGTACTGGTTCCAATCGTGATTTTTGGCTTGTTCTCTAAATTCTCCTTCACGCAGCACAAAACCTTCAAGTAGCCAATCTTTAACATCAAAAATTACGCGTTCTCCTTCCTGATAATAATCTTCAAGATTGAAAGTAATTAGTTTGCTATTGGCTACTCGGTTTATAATTTCTTCAGCCATAAAATGGGTTAATGGTTAAAAGTTAATAACATTTAAAGCATAAGTTTTTATTCCCCCATTGGGAGCTGGGGGGCTTTTTATAAAAGTCCCAATTCCAGTTTTGCTTCTTCGCTAATAAGATCCTGATTCCAGGGTGGATCAAAGGTTATCTCTACTTCGGCATCTTTTACCGAATCTATAGAAGCTACTTTCTCCTTAACTTCCTGTGGTAGGCTTTCGGCTACCGGGCAGTTTGGTGTAGTAAGTGTCATTAAAATCTTTACTTCGTAATCGGTATTAACCATCACGTCGTAAATGAGCCCTAATTCATATATATCTACAGGGATTTCAGGATCGTAAATGGTTTTTAAAACCTTTACAATTTTCTCTCCTAATTCCTGGGTGTCTATTTCCTGTTCCATCTTAGTTTAATTGTGTTTGGTATGCCACAGCATACATTTTAAGTTGTTTGATCATACTCACCAAACCATTGGCGCGGGTAGGAGACAAGTGCTCTTTTAGGCCAATTTCGTCAATAAATTTCGTGTCGGCTTCAATAATTGCTGAAGGGTGATGATTTGAAAATGCCCTGATTAAAATGGCAACAATTCCTTTGGTGATTATCGCATCACTATCGGCTGTGAAAATTAATTTTTCATCTTCCAGCTCGGCGTGAACCCACACTTTACTTTGACAACCTTTAATAAGGTTTTCGTCAATTTTATATTTCTCGTCTATTAATGGAAGTGCTTTTCCAAGCTCGATCATATATTCATAACGCTGCATCCAATCCTCAAACATTGCGAATTCGTCTACAATTTCTTCCTGTATCTCCTGTATCTTTTTACTCACTTTCTTCTGTTTTTTGCAGGCTTAAAAGCTCTTGATTGTCTTGAGATAAAAATATTAAATCTTTATCGCTAATCTTTACATTTCTAATTTCTGGAATCACCTCTCCAAAAATTTCTTCATATTCCATTTTACCTTCGCAGTACATTTTTGTTCCCAGCGGCGGATTAAATTTTACGATGGAATCTTCAATTTTATAGGTGGCTACGAAATTATTACAACCGGTTTTTCCCGAAAGTCTTTTTTCTTCACCATTAAAATTGAAAATAAAACCTTCTGAAGAAATATCTTCTC contains the following coding sequences:
- a CDS encoding iron-sulfur cluster assembly protein; amino-acid sequence: MEQEIDTQELGEKIVKVLKTIYDPEIPVDIYELGLIYDVMVNTDYEVKILMTLTTPNCPVAESLPQEVKEKVASIDSVKDAEVEITFDPPWNQDLISEEAKLELGLL
- a CDS encoding META domain-containing protein, which translates into the protein MKKILFILSIFLMLSCGNSAEKVSEDPADLKSLNGDYELLEMDGEDISSEGFIFNFNGEEKRLSGKTGCNNFVATYKIEDSIVKFNPPLGTKMYCEGKMEYEEIFGEVIPEIRNVKISDKDLIFLSQDNQELLSLQKTEESE
- a CDS encoding SufE family protein — translated: MSKKIQEIQEEIVDEFAMFEDWMQRYEYMIELGKALPLIDEKYKIDENLIKGCQSKVWVHAELEDEKLIFTADSDAIITKGIVAILIRAFSNHHPSAIIEADTKFIDEIGLKEHLSPTRANGLVSMIKQLKMYAVAYQTQLN
- a CDS encoding DUF2480 family protein — its product is MAEEIINRVANSKLITFNLEDYYQEGERVIFDVKDWLLEGFVLREGEFREQAKNHDWNQYKNKFVALTCSSDAIIPAWAYMLLATYLQPFVKKVVTGDLETLETVLYTEAIQKMDLSELQDKAIIVKGCSQKPVPKNAYLLLIEKLQPVVKSLMYGEACSAVPLYKKPKN
- a CDS encoding DUF3078 domain-containing protein, encoding MKKLVLALAIFGGIFNLSAQEEEEEQQEGWTKEGSISLLFNQSAFNDEWTGGGTSNLAGNFLFNYDFNYLKDDFTWDNKLMVDYGLTKQRGDAFERKTSDRLEFNSIAGKQVEDSNWFYSLFLNFRTQIAKGYNFGEDPESGETTRTEYTHFLSPGYLQFGPGMLWKKSENFYVNIAPATGRMVFVDKSFTSGPDYADGDYFGVDANKAMRFELGTSVSGYAKFDIIDNVRMENMLNLYSNYLEDPQNVDIDYTMNMKMKINDYLSTNLIFQAIYDDNAVKGFQIREVFGLGFNYGF